A single Leptospira kirschneri serovar Cynopteri str. 3522 CT DNA region contains:
- a CDS encoding LIC11213 family lipoprotein, translating to MKEICKPFSIGILIFCICSILWSCQDEKSSDKEDSLKLMAFLLNSTAPLQEPTSADCTNPAPAFSTLNQAGTSSCATCHNPSNLNAGFDVTSYNSVRSRVTVNDPKNSLLFQKINTGSMRINNNDSINKAVFCWILKGANP from the coding sequence ATGAAAGAAATTTGTAAACCGTTTTCAATTGGAATTTTGATCTTTTGTATTTGTTCCATTTTATGGAGTTGTCAGGATGAAAAAAGCTCGGATAAGGAAGATTCCTTAAAACTTATGGCTTTTCTTTTGAATTCTACCGCACCTTTGCAAGAACCCACAAGCGCCGATTGTACCAATCCTGCTCCCGCATTTTCTACGTTAAACCAAGCGGGAACCAGCTCTTGTGCGACTTGTCACAATCCAAGTAACCTAAACGCTGGATTTGACGTAACTTCCTACAATTCGGTTCGTAGTCGTGTAACCGTAAACGATCCTAAAAACAGCCTTTTATTTCAAAAAATCAATACAGGTTCTATGAGAATCAACAATAACGACTCGATCAATAAAGCGGTTTTTTGTTGGATTTTGAAAGGAGCCAACCCTTGA
- a CDS encoding DUF5777 family beta-barrel protein, whose product MIFKKNPLLVSSFTLLILLSFSLSAQEQRKSTFLGSSLIHMPSTEDVGKNGLDFRFNHRFGNAKSTSYDFFGLDNGANTQLSLDYGLTDRITIGIARTSFQKTYEARGKIRLLTQDSNFPVTISFFGVFGQETEEQSKFYGPYLKASTGFPGFDSQLEKRLNTYELSYSDRQSSLASFLVSRRFGDVFSLQLSPMFVHRNFVKEHLSNDRTGLDVSFRIHVFKRLDFTFGTILTPKRDYIGDSYTAEDRKTKINGLEYSTSEANELIANGRTLDVIINNILLSKPVEYMSVPMSFGVDFETGGHVFQLFVTNSRSIAHTQLLRGADYDYDKKEWTLGFNIHRYFSLESQDSKTN is encoded by the coding sequence ATGATCTTTAAAAAAAATCCGCTCTTAGTCTCTTCTTTTACTTTATTGATCCTCTTATCTTTCTCTTTATCCGCGCAAGAACAAAGAAAATCTACGTTTTTAGGAAGTAGTTTGATTCATATGCCTAGCACCGAAGACGTTGGTAAAAACGGTTTGGATTTCCGATTCAATCACCGTTTCGGAAATGCAAAATCCACTTCTTACGATTTTTTCGGTTTAGACAACGGTGCCAATACTCAACTTTCTTTAGATTACGGTCTTACCGATCGAATTACAATCGGCATTGCTAGAACTTCGTTTCAAAAAACATACGAAGCAAGAGGTAAAATCCGCCTTTTAACTCAAGATTCTAATTTTCCAGTGACCATAAGTTTTTTCGGAGTTTTCGGTCAAGAAACGGAAGAACAATCTAAATTCTACGGTCCTTATCTTAAAGCCTCCACCGGTTTTCCGGGTTTTGATTCTCAATTAGAAAAGAGGTTGAATACTTACGAACTGTCTTACTCAGACAGACAAAGTTCCCTTGCTTCGTTTTTAGTTTCAAGAAGGTTCGGTGATGTGTTTTCTCTCCAGCTTTCTCCTATGTTTGTTCATAGAAATTTTGTCAAAGAACATCTTTCCAATGACAGAACCGGATTGGATGTTTCTTTTAGAATCCACGTTTTTAAACGTCTGGACTTTACGTTTGGAACAATTCTGACTCCTAAAAGAGATTATATAGGCGATTCTTACACGGCAGAAGATAGAAAAACGAAAATCAACGGTTTGGAATATTCTACTTCAGAAGCTAACGAACTAATTGCGAATGGAAGAACGTTAGACGTAATTATTAACAATATTCTACTTTCTAAACCAGTAGAATATATGTCCGTTCCTATGAGTTTTGGAGTCGACTTCGAAACCGGAGGCCATGTTTTTCAACTATTCGTGACGAACAGTAGATCCATCGCTCACACTCAGCTATTGCGTGGAGCCGACTATGACTACGATAAAAAAGAATGGACCTTGGGATTTAATATACACCGTTATTTTTCTTTGGAAAGTCAGGATTCAAAAACGAATTAG
- a CDS encoding PaaI family thioesterase — MKASVRANLSFGSSPDNPDGLQLKITFDEDTQSAYGDFTCPEKFQGQPDVIHPGIISTILDEIMVKINEAMNFKTTTGELTIRFLQPAFVNQPLHLRGWFVKKNKKVIENRAEIENEIGKIVARGKGKYIEVDD, encoded by the coding sequence ATGAAAGCTTCGGTTCGGGCAAACTTAAGTTTTGGATCCAGTCCAGACAATCCGGACGGACTTCAATTGAAAATCACCTTTGACGAAGATACACAGTCCGCATACGGTGATTTCACTTGTCCGGAAAAGTTTCAAGGTCAACCGGATGTAATTCATCCAGGAATTATATCTACGATCTTAGACGAAATCATGGTAAAAATCAACGAAGCCATGAATTTTAAAACAACTACGGGCGAACTTACCATTCGTTTTCTACAACCTGCATTCGTCAATCAACCTCTCCATCTACGCGGATGGTTTGTTAAAAAGAACAAGAAAGTGATCGAAAACAGAGCAGAAATTGAAAACGAAATCGGAAAAATCGTAGCTCGTGGCAAAGGCAAATACATCGAAGTAGACGATTAA
- a CDS encoding YceI family protein — protein sequence MIFRRLIYSIFLIFLTFQFVFHSSLQSEKKLSEEWIVKEADIRFLSEAPQETIRGTLQKAEGNADLKSKKFSFQINLNDLNVPNRLMNQHMHENYLETENFPYATFQGNILKWDLTSKTVIVEGDFTLHGITKKNVRVQGNFEEKEKDLLIHSDFEILLSDFKIEIPKLVILKLNEKIKIETFVLWQYKI from the coding sequence TTGATTTTTAGAAGATTGATATATTCTATTTTTCTAATTTTTTTGACTTTTCAATTTGTTTTCCATTCTTCGTTACAAAGCGAAAAAAAACTTTCAGAAGAATGGATCGTTAAAGAAGCAGACATCCGTTTTTTAAGCGAGGCCCCCCAGGAAACGATCCGGGGAACCTTACAAAAGGCGGAAGGAAACGCGGATCTAAAATCAAAAAAATTTTCTTTTCAAATTAATCTTAACGATCTTAACGTTCCCAATCGATTGATGAATCAGCATATGCACGAAAATTATCTCGAAACAGAAAATTTTCCATACGCTACGTTTCAAGGAAACATTTTGAAATGGGACCTAACTTCTAAAACGGTGATCGTTGAAGGAGATTTTACCTTACACGGAATTACAAAAAAGAACGTTAGAGTTCAAGGTAACTTTGAGGAAAAAGAAAAAGATCTTTTGATCCATTCCGATTTTGAAATTTTACTGAGCGATTTTAAAATCGAAATTCCTAAATTAGTAATTTTGAAACTGAATGAAAAAATTAAAATCGAAACATTCGTTTTATGGCAATATAAAATATGA
- a CDS encoding methyl-accepting chemotaxis protein, giving the protein MLLFGSVLIPIAILVALALTNTKDRIEDIETIYEDRVIPLKQLKKISDLYAIFIVDCVHKVRSGTFTPEEGVVNLDKATSGIQEEWTAYMGTRLAPEEEAIIRDLTPLFDASNAAVTEARELMVTKNFQELGAFADNRLYPRIDPVTNKIEELIQLQLKITDTIYIRAEKEFTYSWFLFILLSGITLTYIFLIAVFYSIRLVKGLNTVSNAVKNADFSHPVEVEEDSNKKDELYLLHLAFRLFQIKVREMLNTILNFSESILAASEQLSKSADHLSANAQSESASIEEISASVEEISSGMEYVNRNAESQYALISSFNGEMRELEGMINKVGDAVKNSLEKISDMYLKTDSGKKTMGDLSDSMEKIESSSVEMQSITAIIKEISEKVNLLALNAAIEAARAGEHGRGFAVVASEITRLAEQTDSSAMTIEELIKTSNAEIETGRKIVENSVRVYAEILSGLEHLKESSNQIVATMALQQEKKDKIRSGVDQVYEKSEDIRSSVKEQKIAVSETANAVSNISITVQNSAANSEEIAGSAIGLLQIAKKLQDTMNFLKS; this is encoded by the coding sequence ATGCTTCTATTTGGATCGGTACTAATACCGATTGCTATCTTAGTTGCACTGGCTTTAACGAACACTAAAGATAGGATTGAGGACATCGAAACAATTTACGAGGATCGTGTAATTCCTCTGAAACAATTGAAGAAGATATCCGATCTTTATGCGATTTTTATCGTAGACTGTGTTCATAAAGTAAGAAGTGGCACTTTCACACCGGAAGAAGGAGTCGTTAACCTCGATAAGGCGACTTCAGGGATTCAGGAGGAATGGACCGCCTATATGGGAACTCGTCTAGCTCCGGAAGAAGAAGCAATTATCCGAGATTTGACTCCTCTTTTTGATGCTTCTAACGCCGCCGTAACAGAAGCCAGAGAACTGATGGTTACCAAAAACTTTCAGGAATTAGGAGCGTTTGCGGACAATCGTTTGTATCCTAGAATTGATCCAGTGACGAATAAAATCGAAGAGCTGATTCAACTTCAACTTAAGATTACGGATACGATCTACATCAGAGCGGAAAAGGAATTCACCTATAGTTGGTTTTTGTTTATTCTTCTCTCTGGTATTACTTTGACCTATATTTTTTTGATCGCTGTGTTTTACTCAATTCGATTAGTCAAAGGATTAAATACGGTAAGTAATGCAGTCAAGAACGCGGATTTTTCTCATCCTGTAGAAGTAGAGGAAGACTCAAATAAAAAGGACGAACTTTATCTTTTACATCTGGCGTTTCGTTTGTTCCAGATCAAAGTTAGAGAAATGTTGAATACGATTTTGAACTTTTCCGAAAGTATTCTGGCTGCTTCTGAACAACTTTCTAAGTCTGCGGATCATCTTTCGGCTAACGCACAATCGGAATCGGCCTCGATCGAGGAAATATCGGCGTCTGTGGAAGAGATCAGTTCCGGAATGGAATATGTAAATCGAAACGCCGAATCCCAATACGCTTTGATTTCTTCGTTTAACGGAGAAATGCGAGAGCTGGAAGGAATGATTAACAAGGTAGGGGATGCGGTAAAAAATTCTTTGGAAAAAATTTCGGATATGTATCTGAAAACGGATTCCGGTAAAAAAACGATGGGGGATCTTTCCGATAGTATGGAAAAGATCGAAAGTAGTTCTGTCGAGATGCAATCCATTACTGCGATCATCAAAGAAATATCAGAAAAAGTGAATTTACTTGCACTGAATGCTGCGATCGAAGCGGCAAGGGCGGGAGAACACGGCAGAGGTTTTGCCGTAGTAGCGAGTGAAATTACAAGGTTAGCGGAACAAACGGATTCCAGTGCGATGACAATCGAAGAACTGATTAAAACGAGCAATGCGGAAATCGAAACGGGTAGAAAGATCGTAGAAAATTCTGTTCGTGTGTATGCTGAAATTTTAAGTGGTTTGGAGCATCTGAAAGAATCTTCTAATCAAATTGTAGCTACGATGGCGCTTCAGCAAGAGAAAAAGGATAAGATTCGTTCTGGAGTGGATCAGGTGTATGAGAAGTCGGAAGATATACGCAGTTCTGTTAAAGAACAAAAAATTGCAGTTTCGGAAACTGCAAACGCGGTTTCTAATATTTCCATTACGGTTCAAAACAGCGCTGCAAATTCGGAAGAAATCGCAGGAAGTGCAATTGGTCTTTTGCAGATTGCAAAAAAACTGCAAGATACAATGAATTTTCTGAAGAGTTGA